From the genome of Acidobacteriota bacterium:
GCTGTCAGTGCGACAGCAACGATGGCTCCGGACACGGGGTGTGTCGACGATGCCAGCGCGCCGATGGCGATCTGGATGCCGGAGATCTGACGTGCGGGCCACGCGGCTGGTGCTTCCCACGCGTTCGGGGTGGCCGGCCCCGACGAGAACGGTGCCCATGCGCCCATCGGGACGGCAAGCCACACCGTCGCCACGACGATCGCGGCGACGACGAGCGGCGCCGCCGTGTGCGCCATGCGTACAATGCGCGATGTGCAGGCCATCCCCGGTGGGGGAGTGGTCGTTTCACCTGCCACCGTGCTCACGTCCACTCGTATCTCGTCATCGGTCGCTGTCTGCCTCGCCGTGCTCGTCTCGGCCGCGCTGATTGTCCTTCGTTCCCACGTCTTTCTCCACTACGAGCAAGCTGACTTCGACGCCGATCAGGCCATCGTCGGACTGATGGCCAAGCACCTGTCGGAAGGACGCGCGTGGCCGCTGTTCTTCTACGGGCAGTTGTACATGATGGGCGTGCAGGCCTGGATGGCCGCGCTCGCGTTCTTCGCGACGGGGCCCACCGTGTTCGGCCTCAAGCTTCCGCTCCTCATCATCAACGTCGCCACGGGCGGCCTGCTCGTGTGGCTCCTCGTGCGCGACGCCGGCCTGCGCGCGTGGCAGGCGGCCGTGGCCACGTCCTGGTTCGCGGTGTTGCCACCGCTGACGGCCAGCCGTATGGTGCAGGCGCAGGGCGGCACCATCGAGCCGCTGTTCTACACGCTGATCCTCTGGCTCGTGCGGACGCGCGCCGTGGTGTTCGGACTCGTGTTCGCGTTCGGGTTCCTGCAGCGCGAATTCACGGTGTTCGCGGTGTGCGCGCTCGTGTTCGTCGAGATGGTGACGGGCGAGCTGTTCTCGCGCCGGCGGCTCGCACACTGGCTGGTCTTGCTCCTCGTGTTCGCCGGTGCCCGCGAGGGCGTGACGCTGCTCAGGCACACGGCGTCGATGTTCGGGCCCCACACCGCGGCGCCGCTGCTCGAGGACGGCGTGACCAACGTGGACGTGCTCGCGACGAGTGTGTGTCTGGCGCCGAGTCACGTCGCCGGCAACGCGTCGTGGCTGCTCGGCAACAACGTGCCGGCATTCTTCGGTGTGCTGCGTCAGCCGGCCGGCGCGTTCATCGCCACGGCGCGTCCGACGGGCATGCGGTGGGCGGCGTACCCCGCGTTGCTTGCCGTTGCGGCGGCGTGCGTGCTGCTCGTCGCTCGCGGGCGTACGCCGGGCAACGATACGGGGACCGCGACATCAGGCGACCGCTGGGCGCGCACGGCGTTCCCGCTTCTACTCCTCGTGACGGGTGTGTTCGGGGTGGCGGGCGTGGCCACAGGCTGCAACGTGCGCAGCCTGATGACGATCAGGTATCACCTGCTGCTCGCGTTCCTGCCTGTCGGCCTGACGGCGCTCGCCTTCGTGCGCGGCGGCAGCGGTCCACGCGGGCGATTCCTGTCAGCCGCGATGACAGGCGCGATCGTCGTCTGGGCCGGTGCGATGACATGGCAGCACGTGCAACTCGTTCGCGAATACCGCACGTCGCCGCCGCCGAGCCCGTTCCGGGAACTGGCCGACGATCTGGTCGCGCACGGCGACAGCTACGGGTGGGCATCGTACTGGGTGTCGTACCACGTGGACTTCCTGTCGCAGGAGCGCGTGCAGTTGTCGCCGACGTCGATGATTCGCATCGCCGACTACAGCCGTCAGGCATTCCGCGCCGGCCCCGCGGCCATCGTCGTCGGAACCGACCCCTGCGCTCCCACCGACAGGGCCCGAAAGGTCGCGGTGTGGTGGGTCTGCGGCGGGACTCGCTAGAGGCGGCTTACGGCTCGCAAGGCCGGGCTCGGAGAGGCGGCCCTACGCCCTGAGTCGTGTCCCCGCCGCGATCGTCACCCACGCGGCGAGCCAGGCGACGCCACCGAGTGGGGTGATCGCGCCGAGTGGGCGGATGCCGGTGAGCGCGAGGAGGTAGAGGCTGCCAGAGAAGAGCAGGATCCCCGCGACGAGGAGGATGCCCGCGATGCGCGGCGCCCGCGACGCGCTCTCGCCACACAACCACGCCACGACGAACAGGCCGAGCGCGTGGACGAGGTGATAACGCACGCCCGTCTCGTAGATCGCGAGCATCTCCGGGCTCACGCGGGTCTTCAGCCCATGCGCCCCGAACGCCCCCAGCGCCACGCCGAACGCCATCGCCCACGCCCCCAGCCGAACGAACCGCGCACGATCCATGTGCTGACCCTCTCGCGGGCCGGGCAAGCCCGGTCCTTGCACCTCGGTGATACCCGGTTGCCCGTTGCCGGTTGCCTGTTGCCGGGCTCCCCGTCTCGCGTGAGGATACAATGCGCCGGAAAGGATTACGTCCGCCATGATTCCACACAAGACCCGTCGTGACTTCATCCGCACCGTGGGTGCTGGTGCCGTGGCTGCTGCCGGTTCGATGGCAGTTCCCGCCGTTGCCTCGACTCGCCGTCCGTCCGCACCAGCCCGCAGCCGGGTGATCGGCGCCAACGACCGCATCAACGTCGGCTTTGTCGGCTGTGGCGGACGCATGAACAGCCACATCAACCACATCGTCGGCCGCCAGGCGGCCAAGGGCGACGTGCAGGCCGTGGCCGTCAACGACATCTGGGAGACGCGCAAGAAGGCCGCGCAGGAGAAGACCAGCGTCGAGGCGTCTGCGGTCTACCACGACTACCGCGAACTCGTCGCGCGTCCAGACATCGACGTCGTGGTGATCTCCTCGCCCGACCACTGGCACTACGCGCACGCGATGGCCGCGCTCGAAGCGGGCAAGGACGTCTACCTCGAGAAGCCGATGACCTACACGGTGGACGAGGCGCGTCGCATCGCCGAGTACGTGAAGGCCAACGGGCGCATCCTGCAGGTGGGCAGCCAGTACACCTCGCTCAGCCACTTCCACAAGGCCAAGCAGGCCATCGAAGACGGCCTCATCGGCGACGTGGTGTGGGCGTCGGGCGGGTTCGGCCGCAACAGCACGAAGCGCGGCAACGAGTGGAACTACAGGATCGACCCCGACGCCAATCCATCGAACCTCGATTGGAAGGCGTTTCTCGGCAGCGCGCCGAAGCGTGACTGGGATCCCGCGCGCTACTTCCGGTGGCGCAAGTACTGGGATTACTCCGGCGGCATCGCGACGGACCTCTTCTATCACACGGTGTCGCCGATCCTCATGGCGGCTGGGCCCGCGTTCCCGGTGCGTATCAGCGCCAACGGCGGCATCTACGTGCAGAAGGATCGCGAGGTGCCGGACACCTTCTTCATGAACGTCGACTACCCGAGCTGGACGATGCAGCTGGCGTGCTCGGTGACGAGCGGCAAGGGCGCGCCGCTGGTGTTCCACGGCTCGCAAGGCACCATCATGGTGGCCGAAGACAGCGAGGGCTTCCAGAACACCGAGATCGTCGTCATTCCCGATCGCGACTACAAGGACGACTTCGTCAAGAAGACCGGTTCCGAGGAGTTGCGCATCGCGGTGCAGCCGTTCGTGCGCGGCGAACATCCGCACATGGACAACTTCCTCGACTGCGTGCGCTCGCGCCAGAAGCCGAACCTCGACGCCGATCTCGGCTACAAGGCGATGGCGGCCATCGGCGGCGGCGTGACGGCGTATCGCAAGAACAAGATCGTCGGGTTCGACCAGAAGTCCGAGAAGCTCACGTAAACGATGTCAGGTCCGATCTCGCAATTCATCGATCGCCACTTCCGGCACTTCAACGCCGCGTCCCTCAAGGACGCGGCGGATGCGTACAGCGCGCACATCGACGCCGGCGGCTCGATGCTCGTGACGCTGGCCGGTGCGATGAGCACTGCCGAACTGGGGCACTCGCTTGCCGAGATGATCCGGCAGGGCAAGGTGACCGCCATCTGTTGTACCGGCGCGAACCTCGA
Proteins encoded in this window:
- a CDS encoding DUF423 domain-containing protein, whose amino-acid sequence is MDRARFVRLGAWAMAFGVALGAFGAHGLKTRVSPEMLAIYETGVRYHLVHALGLFVVAWLCGESASRAPRIAGILLVAGILLFSGSLYLLALTGIRPLGAITPLGGVAWLAAWVTIAAGTRLRA
- a CDS encoding Gfo/Idh/MocA family oxidoreductase, producing MIPHKTRRDFIRTVGAGAVAAAGSMAVPAVASTRRPSAPARSRVIGANDRINVGFVGCGGRMNSHINHIVGRQAAKGDVQAVAVNDIWETRKKAAQEKTSVEASAVYHDYRELVARPDIDVVVISSPDHWHYAHAMAALEAGKDVYLEKPMTYTVDEARRIAEYVKANGRILQVGSQYTSLSHFHKAKQAIEDGLIGDVVWASGGFGRNSTKRGNEWNYRIDPDANPSNLDWKAFLGSAPKRDWDPARYFRWRKYWDYSGGIATDLFYHTVSPILMAAGPAFPVRISANGGIYVQKDREVPDTFFMNVDYPSWTMQLACSVTSGKGAPLVFHGSQGTIMVAEDSEGFQNTEIVVIPDRDYKDDFVKKTGSEELRIAVQPFVRGEHPHMDNFLDCVRSRQKPNLDADLGYKAMAAIGGGVTAYRKNKIVGFDQKSEKLT